GATCTCCCTCACCCTGCGGCGGCTGATGATCCTCAACCGGCACCACAACGGCACCGCCCGGCGGGGGCTGATGATCTCCGGGCCGCCCACCACCGGAAAGACCACCGCTCTGCAGCAGCTCGGGCGGTCCTTCCACCTCGCCGACCGGGCCCGCCACACCGGCACCGGCGAGCGACTGCCCGTGATCTTCCTGTCCGTACCGCCCGCCGCCACACCGAAGATGCTGGTCTCCGAGCTGGCCCGGTTCCTCGACCTGCCCATCGGAAAGACGATGAACCAGGCGCGGATCACCGACATCGTCTGCGGCGCCCTTCGCGATCTGGCGACCCAGCTCGTCCTCGTCGACGACGTCCATCTACTCAACACCCGCACCCGCGTCGGCGCCGAGACCTCCGACCAGATGAAGCACCTCAGCGAACGCATCCCCGCCACGTTCGTCTATGCCGGCGTCGCCATCGAGGCCTCCCCGCTGTTGACCGGCAACCGCGGTGCGCAGCTGGCCGGGCGGTTCAAGATGGTGCGCAACCCTCCCCTGGCCTACGGCAGCACCACACAGCGCACAGCCTGGGAAGGCCTGGTCGGCGGCATGGAAAGCGCCCTGCGGCTTACCCACCACCGCCCCGGCACCCTCACACGACACGCCGCCTACCTCCACCAGCGCACCGCCGGCAGGATCGGCAGCCTTTCCGCCCTCGTCAGGGAAGCCGCCATCGCCGCGATCCTCGACGGCACCGAAAAGATCAACAAACGGCTGCTGGCGGACATCGAGGTCGACCAACTCGCCGAACAGACCGCACGGCCACCGGCCAGGACCTGACATGCCCAGCGCTCCCCCGCGCCCCAGCATCCGGCGCGTGGCCCCGCTGCAATGGGAGACCACCGCCTCCTACATCCAGCGCCTGGCCCGCCGCCACCACCTGACCACCGCAGAACTGCTGAACGGCCTGGGCATCCCCCGCCCCCACCTCAAGAAGGAACGCACCCAGCCACACGCCCCCCACACCGGCATCGAGCTGTACCTGAACGCTCCGAGCCGCCGCCTGATCGCCTCGTTCACCGGGGTCCCGGAGGAACATCTCTCCTACGCCCTCCCCCAGTGGGACCAGTACCGCGACAAGCCCAACCCCGCCTCCGCCCGCGCCCGGCTCCAGCCCGCCCCGGTAAACGCCGTCACCGGCTGCCCTGGCTGCACCCTCGCCCGCACCGGCCACAGACACCCCGTCCGCCAGTACCTGCCCGACAGCCGCCTCATCTGCCGCCGTCACCACACCTGGATGCTCGGCCGCCACACCCTCGCCGGCACCCAACTGCCCATCGAACACGCTGATCTGGGGCACACCCCGGAGATCCTCGCCGCCCACCGCACCCACATCCGCTTCCTTCGCCGCTGGGGCACCGCGGCCGACCACGCCCTCGCACAGGCCACGTCCCTGACCGAAGCCTGGCGGCGCACAGCACCCGCGCAAGAACGCATCTGGCCCGCACGCGCCCGCCGCATCGCCAGCAACAAGCGCACCCGCCTGTGGTACGCCCTCGCCCGAGCAGCCATCACCTACCCCGAAACCATCACCCTCGCCCAATACATCGCCCACCACCCCCGAACGCTTCTGGCCCTCGAACGACCCCAGAGCGCACCACCCGTCCACAACGCCATCGCCGCCCTCCTGGGCCGGCCCTGGCTTCAAGACCCGGCCCTCTACCCCCACCGGCTCAACCACCGGATCAACTACGCCCCCAGCCCCCACCCCGGTGCACACCCGCGATGGACGTACCGCCAGCCAGGCCCAACCGAACTCACCCACCTCGGCTACCACCCACCGAAAACGGCCCAGGCCGTAGATGTCAGCCCCGGCACACCACCATGACCAGCAAGCCTGAACACATCGGCCCGCCCCGCCCCACCGTCCTCCCCGCTACGCTGACGGAGTGACAGAGTGCGTCGACAACCCGGCCGAGAGACTCCACGCCCTCCTCATCGACTTCTGCAAGGCCGGCAAGGAACTAGGCCCCAACGTGAGCAATTGGAATGCCTGGGCCCGGGCGCTCACCTACGAGGAGACACCCCTCGCCACAGACAGCGCTGAATTCTTCGCACGTCTGTCCGCAGCGATGATGCTGCCCCAGCAAGTCCGCCAAGCAGTCGGGGCCGTGGTGAGCGATCCCGAGCAACAGGACTACATGCTCCGTCCCCTGGCCGGTGTCGAAGCCGCCATGCTGGCCTCCGCTCAAGCCGGCCACCAGGTCTCCCACGTGTGGCAGCACTTCAGCAAGGACGGCGACGCGGACAGCAGCGCCGCGATCTACAGCCTGCTCGGCTGCGCCCACGAGCTACGCCGAGCTCAGGTCGAGGCCGGCCTGACCGACACCGACGGCCAACACCTCACCACCATGATCAACGACCTCATCGAGGCCGTCCTGGCCTCCGAACTCAACGAGGCCGACAAGCAGTTCCTCCTCACCCGGCTCAACGACATGCTCGCCGCCGTCCAGCAAGCCCGCCTGCGCGGCCGCTACGCCCTGGAGACAACCACCGACGCCGCATATGGCGCCCTCACCCGCCGCCCCAACCTCATCCAGCGGCTCCGTGACGCCCAACTCCTCAACCGCCTGGCAGACCTGTTCACCAAGTTCAACACCGTGCTCGCGCTGACCGGACAGACCGTCGAACTGAGCGAGACCACCGTGCACATGCTGGAACGCGGCCTGGGCAACTGAGCACTCCCACACCCCGTACAGGGCCACACAGCCCACACGCCGAGCCGTCCCGCACCACCGGCAACCACTCAAACTGCGCAGCACCCAACCAACCTGCACACCGGCGCCCGGCCCGACCGACACCACAGGTCAGACGGCTGACAAGTCACACCCCTGTGCAGAATCAGCGAGCCAAGCCCAGCACCAACCCGTTCAACCAAACTGCGAAACCCCAGGTCAGCACACGCACCACTGCGCACATTAACTGATCAGCGACAGGCGTCACCGGACGAGTGGAGCCGCGTCACCGGCCGGCACCCGGAACCGGCGGCCACCGCAGAGGGCAGGCACGAGGAGACCGTGTGCCGTACCTCCCGCATGGGTGGACTCGGAGCATGGCGCAACGCGGCAGCGCGTCAGGTTTCTGAGGCAGCGCCACGTTCATGCGAGTCTGCTGAAGGCCCAGCGGAGCGTTTCCCGGTCAGGGTTCGGGCGGCCTGTCCGTTGGAGGGCGGTGAGGGTGTGGGCGGTGAGCCGGGCCCAGTTGCGGAAGTTGCCGTGCGCTGCGTGGCGGTCGGCGAAGACGATGTCTTCGGGGTCGGTTCTGGCCCAGATCGGATGGTAGAGCGGGGACCTGCCGAACTTCTCCCAGGGTGAGCCTGGTGACGTGCTGCCAGATGAAGATGCGCGAGGAGAGCATCGGCTCCTTTCGCAACACGCTGTGCGCGCCTTCACCACCGGCGAAGACGATCGCGATCTGCGAGTACGGGTGATCCCAGACGAACCGGAAGTACTCGAAACGTCTCCCGATTGAGCCACTGCGCTTCGTCCACGACCAACGTACGCGGCTGGGCTGCGAGGGAGTCCAGGAGCAACCGGTCGAACTCGGACGGGTGACGCGGAGGTTCGCCCGGCAAACCGAGCGCTGCGAAGAGTTCGTGGCGCACCGCGCGGGCGGTGGGGCGAGCCCGGAAAGCGATCCGGCAGACCTCCTCACCACGGGCTCGTTCGAGCTCGCGCAGGCAGACATTGGCGGCGAGGGTTTTACCAACGCCGGCCGGGCCGTGGAGGCACATCATCGCCCCGGCCTCGATCGTGTCCGTGATGTTCTCCCGGGCGGCCAGGAGCGCGCGGGTTGTCACCACTGCAGCGTCAGGGAGCTGCGTGTGGTGGTCCGTTTCCCGGGGTGGCAGCTGGCCTGTCATCGCGTTCCTTCGCCGTCGGCGGGCTGAGGCCCGGGTGTGGGGCGCAGGCTGGGCGGGGTGTTCCAGTCCTCGGGTGGCGGTGCGGGTGGGATCAGGCCGGGGAGGGCGAGGGTGGCCATGTCGCTGTGGGCCGCGGCTTGGAGTCCGGAGACGGCTTCGGCTGCCGTCACGGCGCCCAGGCGCTGCGCGGGCGTGGGAACGGTGGCCGGGGCGAAGCGCTGCCGGCGCAGAGCCTGAGCCTTCTTGGCCTCCTCGCGCAGGCGGCGCGCTCGTGCGGTACGGGTGCGGCGCAGGGCATCGAGTTGCTCGGGCTTGGCGGCGTCGGCGAGGTGAGCGGATCCGAGGTGCTGCCCGGCGGGGTCGAAGACCTCGATCTCGTGATCGCGATGAGGCATGTAGCGGATACGGATACTGCGGCCGACCCGGCCGGCCATCCACGCACCGACGTAGTCGCGGCCTCGCCAGCGCACGCCGTGGCTGGTCAGCTTCCGCACCCGGCCGTCGTCCTCCAGCATCAGAGCCCATAGAGCGGCCTCAGAGATGTTGGAGAACGGCGAGGGATCCACCTGCCATGCCCCGATGGGGGTCTGGCCGGTCAAGCCGTCAGGGCGGTGCTCGGTGTTCCACCACGTCGTCCAGGCCAGGACCTCGGCGGTGAACTCCATGAAGGTCAGCAGGGGCCCATCACAGTCGGCGGGCTCCTTCTTGACGCGCCCGGGCGAAGGGGTGACGGTGCATCCGGGCAGGGCGGCGAAGAGCATGCGGTCCGCACACCGACTGAGGTTCTCCACCATGCCCTCCAGATGCAGGCTGCAGGCAGGCAGGTCATCGCCCTCGGCACCGAGAGTCCCGAATACACCCAGGACCGCAGCACCCAGTCGACACGACCGCACCGGCGCACCCGGCCCTGCATTGCAGCGATCGCCGCCCTGGCCATCGTCGGCAGCTGCGTCGTGCAGCACACCCAGGACCAGCAGCAAACCCATGAGCAGCAGGCCAAAGCCGCCGCCTACAAAGAACGCCCCGGTGCCAAGCTGCACATGGACGATGTCGAAACAGACGCCATCGCCCAACGAAGCACCGACAAGCAGCGCGTCGTCATCGAACTGCGCCCGTACTTCCACCGCACCACCAAGTTCCTGCATATCGACGACCCAACAGGCAACACCGCCCAAAACACCCTCGAGAGTGACCAGTGGTATCCCAAGGACCCCCAGATCGTCGTACCAGTCAAGGACCCACTCACCGACGTGACAGTGCACGCAGCCACCGATAGAAAAACATGGAAGAAAAGCACAAAACCGCCCTCGAGACAGAACCGCCTGTCACCGACCGATGTCGCCTACGACACCGAAACCGGCGAACGACTCCCACCCGACCCCTGACCCACACCCCGCACCGCTCACACGACCCGCACCTTGGAAGCAGACCGCCACTCCCCCCCCCCAGGAGAGCACGCCGCGGAGGCGCGCTACGGGCAGGGCGATCGGTAGGGGAGGGCTCCGACGTACTGATGCCACTGCTGGGTGGTCAGGGTGTTCCCGGTGGCGGCGCAGATCTGTGCGATGGCTTGGTCGGCGTCTGTTGCCCATAGTCGAACCGTGCCGTCGTTGCCGGAGGTGGCGAGGGTGTGTCCTTGGCGGCTGAAGGCCATCGCGTTGACGGTGTCCGTGTGGCCCGAGAGGGGGTGTCCCAGACGCGTGGGGTGTGCCGCGTCGGCGGTGTCCCACAACTGCACCCTGGCTCCGTCCTCGCCGGCGCCTGTAGCGGCCAGGATGCGCCGGTCAGGGCTGAACGCCAGCACGAGCCCGAGATCATCTTTACCTCCGGCTTGCAGGTGTCCTAGACGTTCGGCGTGAGCTGGCTCACTGGTGTCCCAGAGCCGCACGTCGGTGAGGTTCGTACCGCTGTCTGCTGTGGCCAGCAGCTGACCATCGGGACTGAACGCCAGCACGGGAGTGAAGTCCCCGGTGGCGCGGTGTCCGGTCGACAGGCGATCCAAGCGCGTCGGGTGTGCCGGGTCGGCGATGTCCCACAGCTGTACCTGGCTGCGGCCGTCATTGCCATTGGTCGCGACGGCGAGGAGGTCCGTCTCGGGGCTGAGCGCCATCGTAACGATTCCGGGAGACGGGATCGTGCTTAGTCGTCTGGGGTAGGCCGGGTTGCTGGTGTCCCAGAGCCGGACGCGGTCACCGTTCTGATCGGTGCTCGCGGTGGCCAGGGTGTGTCCGTCGGCGCCGAACGCCACAGCGATGGTCTCGCTGCCACGGCGGTCCAGCAGGTGCCCGACGACTCTGGGCCGAGCCGGATCGGTGGTGTCCCACAGCCGGACCGCGCTGCCGTCCACCTCCGCAGTCGAGGTAGCCAGGAGATGTCCGTCGGGACTGAGCACCATCGCGTGGACCGAGTGGCAGGGACTGACGCTCACACGCCGGGGGTTGGCGGGGTCTGTGGTGTCCCACAGCCAGATGGCACTTTCCATGTCGGGGTTGTCCTGATCCCCGACGGTATCGCCGGCGGTGGCCAGCAAGTGGCCGGTGGAGTCGAACGCTGTCTGGTGGACGGGACCGGGGTAGCCGCGCAGAACCCTTCCCGGCAGACTCCACAGGTGAACGCCGTCGCCGCCGGTGGCCAGGCTGCGCCCGTCGGGGCTGAACGCCACGGAAGCGGTGGATACCGCGAGAGGTTTGTCCCAGGGCATTGGGTTGGAGGGATCGCTGACGTTCCACAGACGCACCGAGCCGTCCTCGACAGCGGCCAGGGTGTGACCGTCCGGGCTGAGCTGGGCTGCTTCAACTACGGCGGAATCAGCGGTGATCGGTTCACCGAGGCGTCGTGGGTGTGCGGAGTCGGCGGCGTCCCACATCTGTACCGAGGCCTCCTTCCCGCCGCTCGTGGTGGCCAGGAGGTGACCCCGCTGGGCGAATGCCAGTCCGATGACGTGCTGGGACGGTAGGCCGCACACACGGCGGGGGTGTGCGGGGTCGGCGACGTCCCACAAGCCCACCGCGTCACCTCGGTCTTCTTCCACCGCGGCCAGGAGGTGACCCCACGGGGCGAAGGCTACGGCGCCGAAGCCATTGCGCGAACCACGCAGAAGGGGTTTAAGGAGTCGGGGAGATACCGGATCGGTGACGTCCCACAGCCGGATCCTGCCGCTGTCGCCCGTGGTGGCCAGGGTGCGCCCGTCGGGGCTGAAGTTCACCGTGTCGACCCTGTCGGGGGTAGAAGCACTGGTGCCGACCAGGGTTGGATGTGCTGGACGGGTTACGTCCCACAACTGAAGTCTTGCCGGAGTACCGGTGTCTGTATCGCTGCCCTCGCTGGGAGCGGTGGCGGCGGCCAGGATGTGCCCGTCGGGGCTGAACGCCACCGCGGTGACTTCGGTGCGGCGGTCGTCGGGAAGGTGCCCCAACCGCTCGGGATGCGCGGATGCGGCGGTGCTCCACAACTGCACCCGCGCCGGACCGGAACCATCTGCCTCCACGGCGGCCAGGACCTGCGCGCGCGGACTGAACACCACGTTGCCAGCCGAGTCCGGCTCACTGCTGAGGGTCGTGGACAGCACGGCGGTCGTGGCTGCGACCAGGTTTGTATAAGCCTGCGGAGAGTGCCGTAGACGGTAGGCGACGATATCGAGCCGGGCCGCGAGCGACACGTCTTGGGTCTGCGGTGACATGCCGGACATGCCGGTGCCCCGCAACTGATCCGCTTCGGTGATGATCCTGTTGGAAATGGCGGTGTTGCGCTCGGTGCGCGCGCTGGCCCGTTGTTGCAAGGCGATCGCGGCGGTCACGGACGTGACCAGGCTCAACACGGACAACACTGCGATCAGGATGCGCAGCCTCCGGGTCGCGCGGGCACCCGCCCGCTGTTCTCGACGGCGCATCTCGAGGCTGGCGGTGAGGAATTCCGCTTCCCGCGTAGTGAGGGCGGCACGGTAACCGGTCGTCTCGAATGCCTCCTCGGCCGCTGCGAGCCGCACGCCGCGATACAGGGCTCCCGGGTCGCGGTCGACACTCTGCCAGGCATTGGCGGCGTCGGTGAGTTGGCGGTGCAGGCGCAGGCGGTCGCGCGCTTCGTTGATCCAGGCTTGCAGTCGGGGCCATGCGACGATGAGGGCCTCGTGGGCGAGGTTGACGGTGTCGTGCTCGAGGGTGAGCAGGCGGGCGCGGGCCAGGTGTTCGAGGACGGTGGCTGTGTCGCTGGGGTCGCCGAAGTCGAGTTCCGTGCGAGGGGCGGGCCGGCGCGTGTCGGGGGTTCCCTCGCCGGGGGTGATGAGGCGGAGCAGGATACGGCGGGCGAGCTCGGCCTGGGACGGGGTCAGACGCGTGTAGACGTTCTCGGCGGTGCGGGCAATGGCGCCGCTGAGACCTCCGGCCGCGTCGTAGGCCTGAGCGGTGAGGGCTCGGCCCTTGCGGCGCCGCCAGGTCTCCAGCAGGGCGTGGGACATCAGCGGCAGGGCGCCAGGTTCGCCCTCCACCTCCTCGACGATGCGCGTGGTCAGGGTGCGTTCGACGATCAGCCCGGCGGTCTGGGCGGGTTTGACGATGGCGTCGCGCAACTCGTCACGGCTCATCGGGCCGGCCAACACGGTGGCCTCCTGCAGCGCGGCCGTCAGCCGCGGGTGCTGGGCACAATGGCCGAGGAAGTCGGCGCGCACGGCGATGACGACGCGCAGTCTGCTCCCGGGATCCGTGGCGGTCAGGAGGCGGTCGATGAACTGGTCGCGCTCGGCCGGGGCGTGACAGAGGGTGTAGAGCTCTTCGAACTGGTCCACGATCAGCCACGTGTCCCCGTCGCCGTCCTTCGGGGTCAGCCGCTGCTCGTGGGTGCGCAGGGGGTGTTCGCCTGGGGTGAGGACGCGTAGCGCGGCCGGCTGTGGGGTGGCCTGGTCCGGGTTGCGGAGGCGGGGGATGAGGCCGGCCCGCAGGAGAGAGGACTTGCCGCTGCCCGACGGGCCGAACACGGCGGTGAACCGCCGGGAGCGGGTCAGCTCTACCAGGCGGTCGGTGAGCTCGTCGCGGCCGAAGAACAGATCGGCGTCGCCGGGTTCGAAGCGGGCCAGACCCCGGTACGGGGGCTCGGCGTTCTCGTCCTCGGCGCGGGGTTCCGCCGCTACTTCGGCGGCCGCCTGCCGCCAGCGCTCCTCCCAGTCCTCCGGATCACCGCCGCATGCCCTCACGTAGGCCAGTACGACGGGCAGGGTCGGCAGCCGCTCACCACCGGCAGCCTGCGACAGGGTGCTTGTCCCCTGACC
This sequence is a window from Streptomyces sp. NBC_00557. Protein-coding genes within it:
- a CDS encoding ATP-binding protein; this translates as MQFLDAEPPRLSGPGPWTLQERLDYHSQFVILSTPVMDKISLTLRRLMILNRHHNGTARRGLMISGPPTTGKTTALQQLGRSFHLADRARHTGTGERLPVIFLSVPPAATPKMLVSELARFLDLPIGKTMNQARITDIVCGALRDLATQLVLVDDVHLLNTRTRVGAETSDQMKHLSERIPATFVYAGVAIEASPLLTGNRGAQLAGRFKMVRNPPLAYGSTTQRTAWEGLVGGMESALRLTHHRPGTLTRHAAYLHQRTAGRIGSLSALVREAAIAAILDGTEKINKRLLADIEVDQLAEQTARPPART
- a CDS encoding ATP-binding protein; its protein translation is MTGQLPPRETDHHTQLPDAAVVTTRALLAARENITDTIEAGAMMCLHGPAGVGKTLAANVCLRELERARGEEVCRIAFRARPTARAVRHELFAALGLPGEPPRHPSEFDRLLLDSLAAQPRTLVVDEAQWLNRETFRVLPVRLGSPVLADRDRLRRW
- a CDS encoding nSTAND1 domain-containing NTPase; translated protein: MARFAAELRKLRVEAGSPTYRVMAQRTGQGTSTLSQAAGGERLPTLPVVLAYVRACGGDPEDWEERWRQAAAEVAAEPRAEDENAEPPYRGLARFEPGDADLFFGRDELTDRLVELTRSRRFTAVFGPSGSGKSSLLRAGLIPRLRNPDQATPQPAALRVLTPGEHPLRTHEQRLTPKDGDGDTWLIVDQFEELYTLCHAPAERDQFIDRLLTATDPGSRLRVVIAVRADFLGHCAQHPRLTAALQEATVLAGPMSRDELRDAIVKPAQTAGLIVERTLTTRIVEEVEGEPGALPLMSHALLETWRRRKGRALTAQAYDAAGGLSGAIARTAENVYTRLTPSQAELARRILLRLITPGEGTPDTRRPAPRTELDFGDPSDTATVLEHLARARLLTLEHDTVNLAHEALIVAWPRLQAWINEARDRLRLHRQLTDAANAWQSVDRDPGALYRGVRLAAAEEAFETTGYRAALTTREAEFLTASLEMRRREQRAGARATRRLRILIAVLSVLSLVTSVTAAIALQQRASARTERNTAISNRIITEADQLRGTGMSGMSPQTQDVSLAARLDIVAYRLRHSPQAYTNLVAATTAVLSTTLSSEPDSAGNVVFSPRAQVLAAVEADGSGPARVQLWSTAASAHPERLGHLPDDRRTEVTAVAFSPDGHILAAATAPSEGSDTDTGTPARLQLWDVTRPAHPTLVGTSASTPDRVDTVNFSPDGRTLATTGDSGRIRLWDVTDPVSPRLLKPLLRGSRNGFGAVAFAPWGHLLAAVEEDRGDAVGLWDVADPAHPRRVCGLPSQHVIGLAFAQRGHLLATTSGGKEASVQMWDAADSAHPRRLGEPITADSAVVEAAQLSPDGHTLAAVEDGSVRLWNVSDPSNPMPWDKPLAVSTASVAFSPDGRSLATGGDGVHLWSLPGRVLRGYPGPVHQTAFDSTGHLLATAGDTVGDQDNPDMESAIWLWDTTDPANPRRVSVSPCHSVHAMVLSPDGHLLATSTAEVDGSAVRLWDTTDPARPRVVGHLLDRRGSETIAVAFGADGHTLATASTDQNGDRVRLWDTSNPAYPRRLSTIPSPGIVTMALSPETDLLAVATNGNDGRSQVQLWDIADPAHPTRLDRLSTGHRATGDFTPVLAFSPDGQLLATADSGTNLTDVRLWDTSEPAHAERLGHLQAGGKDDLGLVLAFSPDRRILAATGAGEDGARVQLWDTADAAHPTRLGHPLSGHTDTVNAMAFSRQGHTLATSGNDGTVRLWATDADQAIAQICAATGNTLTTQQWHQYVGALPYRSPCP
- a CDS encoding Mu transposase C-terminal domain-containing protein is translated as MVENLSRCADRMLFAALPGCTVTPSPGRVKKEPADCDGPLLTFMEFTAEVLAWTTWWNTEHRPDGLTGQTPIGAWQVDPSPFSNISEAALWALMLEDDGRVRKLTSHGVRWRGRDYVGAWMAGRVGRSIRIRYMPHRDHEIEVFDPAGQHLGSAHLADAAKPEQLDALRRTRTARARRLREEAKKAQALRRQRFAPATVPTPAQRLGAVTAAEAVSGLQAAAHSDMATLALPGLIPPAPPPEDWNTPPSLRPTPGPQPADGEGTR
- a CDS encoding TniQ family protein, giving the protein MPSAPPRPSIRRVAPLQWETTASYIQRLARRHHLTTAELLNGLGIPRPHLKKERTQPHAPHTGIELYLNAPSRRLIASFTGVPEEHLSYALPQWDQYRDKPNPASARARLQPAPVNAVTGCPGCTLARTGHRHPVRQYLPDSRLICRRHHTWMLGRHTLAGTQLPIEHADLGHTPEILAAHRTHIRFLRRWGTAADHALAQATSLTEAWRRTAPAQERIWPARARRIASNKRTRLWYALARAAITYPETITLAQYIAHHPRTLLALERPQSAPPVHNAIAALLGRPWLQDPALYPHRLNHRINYAPSPHPGAHPRWTYRQPGPTELTHLGYHPPKTAQAVDVSPGTPP